A single window of Hymenobacter sp. APR13 DNA harbors:
- a CDS encoding carboxypeptidase regulatory-like domain-containing protein — translation MKTSFLNRTLLGFISSLAVLQLSAQVLGHGTVSGSLRDGDTQEPIPYTSVVVLRADNHQLAAAGTTDANGNFKFRYLPLGRYIVQSTALGYQPLQPTVAFRPLHNRQQLGTLTLQSLPGRPVVVGARKAVAQRSSNQPTNVLAQRLGS, via the coding sequence ATGAAAACGTCCTTTTTGAATCGCACCCTCCTTGGTTTCATTTCTTCGCTGGCTGTGCTGCAGCTTTCGGCTCAGGTGCTAGGCCACGGCACCGTCAGCGGCAGCCTCCGCGACGGCGACACCCAGGAGCCCATTCCCTACACCAGCGTGGTGGTGCTGCGCGCCGACAACCACCAGCTGGCCGCCGCCGGCACCACCGATGCCAACGGCAACTTCAAGTTCCGCTACCTGCCGCTGGGCCGCTACATCGTGCAGTCGACGGCGCTTGGCTACCAGCCCCTGCAGCCTACGGTAGCGTTCCGGCCCTTGCACAACCGCCAGCAGCTGGGCACGCTCACGCTGCAGTCGTTGCCGGGGCGGCCGGTGGTAGTGGGTGCCCGCAAGGCCGTGGCCCAGCGCAGCAGCAACCAGCCTACCAATGTGCTGGCGCAACGCCTGGGCTCCTAG